The Mesobacillus jeotgali genome window below encodes:
- a CDS encoding Ig-like domain-containing protein gives MAPPIPTANSIYDSHTVITGKTVPNVTVYARIGSKVLGSSKTGSTGKFTIKITKQTAGAKISIVSKDPSGNFSKTLYKSVIDKTPPRQPAVNTITYRTTVVKGKTEKYSTVYIFKGKSYVGKSITDSKGYFKVKIKPQKRGTTLSVYAIDKARNKSKVTYVKVK, from the coding sequence GTGGCGCCTCCAATTCCGACAGCGAACTCCATTTACGACAGCCATACAGTTATCACTGGAAAAACCGTACCAAACGTGACGGTTTATGCTAGAATTGGTTCAAAGGTTTTGGGTTCGTCAAAAACGGGATCAACAGGCAAATTTACAATTAAAATAACCAAACAAACTGCAGGTGCGAAAATTAGTATTGTTTCTAAGGATCCGTCAGGCAACTTTAGTAAAACTCTTTATAAGTCAGTAATCGATAAGACTCCACCGAGACAGCCGGCTGTCAATACTATTACCTACCGCACAACGGTTGTAAAGGGAAAAACGGAAAAATACAGCACTGTCTATATTTTTAAAGGGAAATCTTATGTCGGAAAGTCAATTACAGATTCCAAGGGCTATTTCAAGGTGAAAATCAAGCCGCAAAAAAGAGGAACAACCTTAAGTGTCTATGCTATTGATAAAGCGAGGAACAAGAGTAAGGTAACTTATGTAAAGGTAAAATAA
- a CDS encoding triple tyrosine motif-containing protein yields the protein MNPEKYYLEYINDYSPEPFSLVDGANKYLGEYGDYEWEEFYLGATDIHTGGEFSLLFNHPVEIADKTKISIVGSEGKVPVIINSYDNEVTIFPNKLKENSSYTLRIGQGALTGYFGMQLSQEILINFKTFVPPVDRVTVEVDTSLAPDKYVLNASARDGLNAQYKFLINENGSWKTLQDYNLNYSFVWKPTSPGGYSFKVMARSEGRTNPFDVEREFFVQVIDNKAPVVTLLKQDITSITNKNISLLLESSDNFSVKRIKLPNGEYVLDSKAAYQVFENGLYEFVVEDTSGNTTPASIRVTNIDKRGPEIMLTPNIQSKTRSNISISITSSDENGVKQIILPNNTVILGNKATFTVIKNGTYHFQVEDRAGNISKKSITVGNIDKELPKISLLPSVTTPTRGTIKIAVSTSDNIKVKRIKLPNGSYVNAPTRYFLSPTTEPTPL from the coding sequence ATGAATCCGGAAAAATATTATTTAGAGTATATAAACGACTACAGTCCTGAACCTTTTTCTTTAGTTGATGGAGCGAACAAATACCTTGGTGAATATGGAGACTATGAGTGGGAGGAATTTTATCTTGGTGCCACAGATATTCATACAGGTGGAGAATTCAGCCTGCTTTTTAACCATCCTGTTGAAATAGCTGATAAGACCAAAATCAGCATTGTTGGTTCTGAAGGGAAAGTACCAGTCATAATTAACTCATATGATAATGAGGTTACAATTTTCCCGAATAAGCTCAAAGAAAATTCCTCATATACTTTAAGAATCGGGCAAGGTGCCCTAACAGGTTATTTTGGAATGCAGTTAAGCCAGGAAATTCTTATAAATTTCAAAACATTTGTACCACCAGTAGACAGAGTTACCGTTGAGGTAGATACCAGTTTAGCACCGGATAAATATGTCCTGAATGCAAGTGCGAGAGATGGGTTAAATGCTCAATATAAGTTCCTAATTAATGAAAATGGAAGTTGGAAAACACTGCAAGACTATAATTTGAATTATAGCTTTGTTTGGAAACCAACTTCGCCTGGAGGATATTCTTTCAAGGTAATGGCAAGAAGTGAAGGAAGAACAAATCCATTTGACGTGGAAAGAGAATTTTTCGTTCAAGTCATAGACAACAAAGCTCCCGTTGTTACCCTGCTAAAACAAGACATAACTTCTATTACAAATAAGAATATTTCTCTACTGCTGGAAAGCAGCGATAATTTTTCGGTAAAGAGAATAAAGCTTCCAAACGGAGAATATGTATTAGATTCAAAAGCTGCCTATCAAGTATTTGAAAACGGATTATATGAATTTGTGGTGGAAGACACATCAGGAAACACAACCCCTGCCTCTATCAGAGTCACCAACATTGATAAACGTGGACCAGAAATCATGTTAACTCCAAACATCCAGAGCAAGACAAGAAGTAATATTTCAATTTCCATTACATCTTCGGATGAAAATGGTGTAAAACAGATTATTCTACCTAACAATACTGTAATCCTAGGGAATAAAGCGACATTTACAGTAATAAAAAATGGCACATATCATTTCCAGGTAGAAGATAGAGCTGGAAACATCAGTAAAAAATCAATTACAGTAGGAAATATTGATAAAGAGTTGCCAAAGATATCTTTGCTCCCGAGCGTCACGACGCCGACCAGAGGAACGATAAAGATTGCAGTTAGCACTTCAGATAATATTAAAGTAAAGCGCATTAAATTGCCGAATGGATCATATGTTAATGCTCCAACGCGATATTTCCTGTCGCCAACAACGGAACCTACACCTTTGTAG